One stretch of Chryseobacterium fluminis DNA includes these proteins:
- a CDS encoding DUF421 domain-containing protein, with protein MNLDWNEIFIGDLNFSFALEIVIRTLIMFSMVLLILRLSGKKGVRQLSLFEVAIIIALGSAAGDPMFSKEAPIVPSVIVFAAIILLYRVITYFAIKSEKFENIIEGEPIYVIEDGEFVMGIRKDHTFAKDEFFSEMRQESIEHIGQVKTAILETTGKISFYYFTDDEVKYGLPVLPKPYQKKSENVSDEDIYACTYCGHVKKLVPGNHQCTRCDQSEWVRAINTVRLT; from the coding sequence ATGAACTTAGATTGGAACGAAATATTCATCGGAGACCTTAATTTCAGCTTTGCCCTTGAAATTGTCATACGCACACTCATCATGTTCAGCATGGTACTTCTTATTTTACGACTCTCCGGGAAAAAAGGTGTACGCCAGCTCTCCCTGTTCGAAGTGGCGATCATTATTGCCTTAGGTTCTGCCGCCGGCGATCCTATGTTCAGCAAAGAGGCGCCGATAGTTCCGTCTGTTATTGTATTTGCAGCCATCATTCTCCTCTACCGTGTCATTACCTATTTTGCCATTAAGAGTGAAAAGTTTGAAAACATTATCGAAGGGGAACCTATCTACGTGATCGAAGACGGCGAATTTGTAATGGGCATCAGAAAAGATCATACTTTCGCTAAAGACGAGTTTTTTTCTGAAATGAGACAGGAATCTATTGAGCATATCGGGCAGGTAAAAACAGCCATCCTGGAAACGACGGGAAAAATCAGTTTCTATTATTTTACCGATGATGAGGTTAAATATGGTCTGCCGGTTCTCCCTAAGCCCTACCAGAAAAAATCAGAAAATGTCTCTGATGAAGATATCTATGCATGCACCTATTGCGGACATGTCAAAAAGCTAGTTCCCGGAAATCATCAGTGTACCCGCTGCGACCAATCTGAGTGGGTCCGTGC
- a CDS encoding ATP-binding protein, giving the protein MRIIECHEEKIHLAGQVQDLGFLLVFQDRCCVAASDNARIEGWESSSLVGNSLADILKSLLPGYSVEQVEQNIQDKIFYRFVERIRLAQHDYFLSIYQYDGRIYLETELAHPEQIKTTKLYYYAKYIEDQSRIGTWQSLTDLVREIIGFDRVMVYKFLEDEGGQVIAESKRDDIESFLGYRYPEFDIPRQARELYKVFHARHTADVDAPVHGLIGLSKESVDLSRCSIRAMSPLHLQYIRNSGAKASASFSIIIDGELWGLVTCQHYHPRHVDLSQRHLCVFLTQYAVNNYLAGKQKEMLAFQDTIGHMETELKTELLVNRGRFTILEKFGSQIMDIMSADGVIIRHDQGFKQYGEVPSPEQILQMDHTIGESGYEAIYSTHQFRTDGENEESGKAGIFPGVVRLDVIPSSNWYIYVFRKERIVDEIWAGKPVKIQEVDNVNGVSFYSPRTSFDAWIKTTEGKSEEWKLSEIQFLKDIGQIVQQSIAQRGGEIEELNKELVRSNNALETFSYTLMHDLKNPLTSIQLSAQLISGKKNLSEEMKLKMAANIIEGSKLITEMMDKVYKISKVTQVEFEFEMIDPESEILSIIENAMQQYKVPHLRFTLKNCIPIWGERTLLYQLFLNLVGNAIKYSSQETEPAIEVYSEYENNEICYTITDNGIGMDLSDNLNIFEIFKRLPNTDGFEGSGIGLSIVKRIADKLNASVSVESEPGQGTTFTIRFKKMSDQ; this is encoded by the coding sequence ATGAGAATAATCGAGTGTCATGAGGAAAAGATCCATCTCGCCGGTCAGGTACAGGATTTAGGCTTTCTATTGGTCTTCCAGGACAGATGTTGTGTCGCCGCAAGTGACAATGCCCGTATCGAAGGATGGGAATCCTCCTCATTGGTAGGGAATTCTCTGGCTGACATCCTTAAAAGTCTGTTACCTGGGTATAGCGTTGAACAGGTCGAACAGAATATTCAGGATAAGATATTTTACCGTTTTGTTGAACGGATCCGCTTGGCACAGCATGATTATTTTCTGAGCATCTACCAATACGATGGTAGGATCTATCTGGAAACCGAATTGGCACATCCCGAACAGATCAAGACCACCAAACTGTATTATTATGCTAAATATATTGAAGATCAGAGCCGTATTGGCACATGGCAGTCGCTTACCGATCTGGTTCGTGAGATTATAGGTTTTGATCGGGTGATGGTGTATAAATTTCTGGAAGATGAAGGGGGACAGGTTATCGCAGAATCGAAACGGGACGATATCGAATCATTTTTAGGGTATCGTTATCCTGAGTTTGATATACCGAGACAGGCAAGAGAACTCTATAAAGTTTTTCATGCCAGACATACGGCTGATGTCGATGCACCTGTGCATGGGCTGATAGGACTGTCGAAGGAATCTGTGGATCTCAGCCGGTGCAGTATCAGGGCCATGTCACCGCTACACCTTCAGTATATCCGGAACTCCGGGGCAAAGGCCAGTGCCAGCTTTTCAATTATTATCGATGGTGAGCTGTGGGGTCTGGTTACCTGCCAGCATTATCACCCCCGACATGTCGATCTTTCGCAGAGGCATTTGTGCGTTTTTCTGACACAGTATGCAGTGAATAACTATCTGGCCGGAAAACAGAAAGAAATGTTAGCTTTTCAGGATACGATCGGTCATATGGAGACTGAGCTAAAAACCGAACTGTTGGTAAACAGGGGCAGATTTACTATTTTAGAAAAGTTCGGTTCACAGATTATGGATATCATGTCTGCTGATGGGGTGATCATCCGCCACGATCAGGGATTTAAACAGTATGGAGAAGTACCTTCGCCGGAACAGATCTTACAGATGGACCACACCATTGGCGAAAGCGGATACGAAGCGATTTATTCGACCCATCAGTTCAGGACGGATGGTGAGAATGAGGAATCAGGAAAAGCAGGGATCTTTCCGGGTGTGGTCCGATTGGATGTCATTCCCAGTAGTAACTGGTATATCTATGTTTTCAGGAAGGAAAGAATCGTAGACGAAATCTGGGCCGGGAAACCTGTAAAGATACAGGAGGTTGACAATGTTAATGGCGTAAGCTTCTATTCACCACGTACATCGTTTGATGCCTGGATCAAAACTACGGAAGGAAAATCAGAGGAGTGGAAGCTGTCTGAAATTCAGTTTTTAAAAGACATCGGCCAGATTGTTCAGCAGTCTATCGCCCAACGCGGTGGCGAGATTGAAGAGCTTAATAAGGAACTGGTCCGTTCAAATAATGCCCTTGAAACGTTCAGTTACACGCTTATGCATGATCTGAAAAATCCCCTGACGTCCATTCAGCTGTCGGCACAGCTGATTTCAGGCAAAAAGAATCTTTCCGAAGAAATGAAGCTGAAGATGGCGGCTAATATCATCGAGGGTTCGAAACTCATTACCGAAATGATGGATAAAGTCTATAAGATCTCCAAGGTGACCCAGGTAGAATTTGAGTTTGAAATGATCGATCCCGAATCTGAAATCCTGAGCATAATAGAAAATGCCATGCAGCAATATAAGGTTCCACATCTTAGATTTACGCTAAAAAACTGTATTCCGATATGGGGCGAAAGAACACTGTTGTACCAGCTGTTTTTAAACCTCGTAGGAAATGCCATTAAATACAGCAGTCAAGAAACCGAACCTGCCATTGAAGTGTACAGTGAATATGAAAACAACGAGATTTGCTATACCATTACGGATAACGGAATCGGAATGGATTTATCGGATAACCTCAATATTTTTGAGATCTTTAAGAGACTGCCAAATACCGATGGCTTTGAAGGCTCAGGTATCGGGCTCTCTATTGTAAAAAGAATTGCGGATAAACTTAATGCTTCCGTATCGGTTGAAAGTGAGCCGGGACAGGGGACTACCTTTACTATCAGGTTTAAAAAAATGTCTGATCAATAG
- a CDS encoding response regulator transcription factor produces MKTVFILEDEKNIREALEILLSFDNYNVICCPNVSEFYTKSSTVIPDLYLLDVMLPDGSGIDVCNYVKQTDGTCNVPVIIMSAHAKAIEIDQACRPDAFISKPFNMDDLLDKVAQLTAGTR; encoded by the coding sequence ATGAAAACAGTCTTTATCCTTGAGGATGAAAAAAATATAAGAGAAGCTTTAGAAATTTTATTATCGTTTGATAATTATAATGTGATCTGTTGCCCTAACGTGAGTGAGTTTTACACAAAATCATCTACTGTGATTCCCGATCTGTATCTTCTCGATGTAATGCTGCCGGACGGTTCGGGCATAGACGTGTGCAACTATGTTAAACAGACAGACGGAACCTGCAATGTACCGGTTATTATAATGAGTGCCCATGCCAAAGCCATTGAAATAGATCAGGCCTGCAGACCCGATGCATTCATCAGCAAACCTTTTAATATGGATGATCTCCTGGATAAAGTGGCACAGCTGACTGCAGGTACAAGATAG
- a CDS encoding IS982 family transposase, which produces MILKDQITNIFVQINDFCKEFAAQIKKMKKQALGDSKKRRNRTSRMSDSEIITIMIGFHLGAHKTFKHYYKEIVCGYWKDLFPTSLSYNRFIELQQRNFVVLALFLKEKCLGKCTGISFMDSTALRVCRNQRIHNHKVFKGLAERGKSSMGWFYGFKLHLVCNEKGELLSFYLTKGNVDDRNPKHIKKMTQQLFGKLFADKGYLSKALWEMLFADGIQLFTKLRKNMKNHIMKMEDKILLRKRAIIETINDELKNHCQIEHTRHRSVNNFIINILGGLTAYCFFPKKPSLNLNKGNDGQLFLQFA; this is translated from the coding sequence ATGATTTTGAAAGACCAAATTACAAATATTTTTGTACAAATTAATGATTTTTGTAAAGAGTTTGCTGCTCAAATTAAAAAAATGAAAAAACAGGCCCTTGGGGATAGCAAGAAAAGAAGAAACAGAACATCCAGAATGTCTGATTCTGAAATTATCACCATCATGATAGGATTTCACTTAGGTGCCCACAAAACATTTAAGCATTATTACAAAGAAATAGTTTGTGGGTATTGGAAAGATTTATTTCCCACCAGTCTTTCATACAATCGGTTTATTGAACTTCAGCAAAGAAACTTTGTGGTTTTGGCCTTGTTTCTGAAAGAAAAATGTTTGGGAAAATGCACCGGAATAAGTTTTATGGATAGTACAGCTCTGAGAGTTTGCAGAAATCAAAGAATACACAATCATAAAGTTTTCAAAGGTTTGGCAGAACGTGGAAAATCTTCAATGGGTTGGTTTTATGGCTTTAAGCTTCATTTGGTTTGTAATGAAAAAGGAGAACTCTTATCCTTCTATTTAACAAAAGGAAATGTAGATGACCGAAATCCAAAACATATAAAAAAAATGACTCAGCAGCTGTTTGGAAAATTATTTGCAGATAAAGGATATCTTTCAAAAGCTCTATGGGAAATGCTTTTCGCTGATGGCATTCAGCTTTTTACCAAACTCCGAAAAAATATGAAAAATCATATTATGAAGATGGAAGACAAAATTTTATTAAGAAAAAGAGCAATAATTGAGACTATAAATGATGAACTTAAAAATCATTGCCAGATAGAACATACCAGACATAGAAGTGTGAACAATTTTATAATCAATATTTTGGGAGGATTAACCGCATATTGCTTCTTCCCTAAAAAACCCTCACTAAACCTCAATAAAGGAAATGACGGCCAATTGTTTTTACAATTCGCTTAA
- a CDS encoding SDR family oxidoreductase, producing MEKSITRRNALGKIASTIAIATVAPAALAQSSQNQKPRSMTGPDLTDPTTKYPRPPFKSQFQPFPGLASKMDPVPDHGEKSYVGSGRLMGRKALITGGDSGIGRAAAIAYAREGADVAINYLPEEESDAAEVIELIRKAGRKAFAIPGDIRNEEFCKKLVAQAVQQLGGLDILINNAGHQKSNDSILDISTEAFDRTMKTNIYAPFWITKAALPHLKPGSSIIGLSSVQAYDPSENLYDYAQTKAATTSYVKSLAKQLGPKGIRVNGVAPGPVWTALEVSGGQTQENLVKFGEDTPLGRPGQPAELASIFVQLAANDASFTTGHIYGAAGGSGQP from the coding sequence ATGGAAAAATCTATTACACGAAGAAATGCTTTAGGAAAAATAGCATCTACCATTGCTATTGCAACTGTGGCTCCGGCAGCGCTGGCACAGTCATCTCAAAATCAGAAGCCACGAAGTATGACAGGGCCTGACCTTACTGACCCAACGACCAAATATCCGAGGCCTCCTTTCAAAAGTCAGTTTCAGCCCTTTCCCGGACTGGCCAGTAAAATGGATCCGGTTCCGGACCATGGTGAAAAAAGCTATGTAGGATCCGGAAGACTGATGGGCAGAAAAGCACTGATCACCGGAGGAGATTCCGGGATCGGCCGCGCAGCAGCCATTGCCTACGCGCGCGAAGGTGCCGACGTGGCAATCAATTATCTTCCTGAAGAAGAATCTGATGCCGCAGAAGTTATTGAGCTGATCCGGAAAGCGGGACGCAAGGCCTTTGCCATTCCCGGCGATATCCGAAATGAGGAATTCTGCAAAAAACTGGTCGCCCAAGCCGTACAGCAATTGGGCGGACTGGATATCCTGATTAATAATGCCGGTCACCAGAAAAGCAATGATTCGATACTGGATATCAGTACCGAAGCGTTTGACAGGACCATGAAGACCAACATTTATGCGCCGTTCTGGATCACAAAAGCAGCACTTCCGCACCTGAAGCCAGGCTCTTCTATAATAGGGCTTTCATCAGTTCAGGCTTATGACCCTTCAGAAAATCTGTATGATTATGCCCAAACCAAAGCAGCAACCACCAGCTATGTGAAGTCTCTGGCCAAACAGCTCGGACCTAAAGGAATACGGGTAAACGGGGTGGCACCGGGACCGGTTTGGACCGCTCTGGAAGTCAGCGGCGGGCAGACCCAGGAAAACCTTGTTAAATTTGGAGAAGATACCCCGTTAGGAAGACCGGGACAGCCTGCTGAACTCGCTTCGATCTTCGTTCAGCTTGCTGCCAATGATGCCAGCTTTACCACTGGGCATATTTATGGAGCTGCGGGCGGAAGCGGGCAGCCATAA
- a CDS encoding PAS domain-containing sensor histidine kinase: MITQESLSDKGFSLDLIIQALTSSSAPTSIYSGEDMIIRFANAGMLALWGKDSSVIGKPLMEAIPELEGQPFLELLREVWRTGKTYSVSDAPAKLIKNGEETLDYFDYEYKALIGDDHKTWCILNTALEVTSRREFLQQIQQKEEREHALNEEMAATLEELTCTNEELSHSIKQLADSREYIRTIIEQAPVGIAMLKGPEHIIEIANPAILTIWGRTEAEVIGHPHENARPELRDQPVNGWLREVYESGKPKINTEFKVKLRHKDGLRDAIVNSIYQPIFSDNGNISGVLIILEEITRQVLERQKNENDQQMLALAIDAGELATFYYQPATNLFSGNTLLKTWFGLSSDEDVELSLALAVILPEDRDRVMAAITNSFTKDSDGYYFIEYRIKNNTDEKIRMLQANGRVFYDQQGNPLSLNGTLRDITQQKKEEERKDDFMGMVSHELKTPLTSLRAYLQVLHRMAVKTENLLQQNTLEKSLKQVDNMTGMINGFLNVSRLDSGQMHIDKTVFDFQVLFSEIEDEVLSTIFTHSFIFQSSGSQSILADREKISQVLHNLIGNAVKYSPMGTSVTVEYLTIGDNRLKVNVQDYGKGISADDQKRIFERYYRVKDINDTSVAGFGIGLYLCKEIIELHGGTIEVRSLPEEGTVFSFILPINGQKLS, translated from the coding sequence ATGATTACCCAAGAAAGTTTGTCGGATAAAGGCTTCAGCCTGGATTTAATCATTCAGGCATTAACCTCATCTTCGGCACCTACATCCATCTATTCAGGAGAAGATATGATCATTCGTTTTGCCAATGCGGGCATGTTAGCGCTGTGGGGCAAAGACTCATCCGTAATAGGCAAGCCATTGATGGAGGCAATCCCGGAGCTGGAAGGACAGCCCTTTTTAGAACTGTTGCGGGAGGTCTGGCGTACCGGCAAAACGTATTCGGTATCCGATGCTCCTGCAAAACTGATAAAAAACGGAGAGGAAACGCTCGATTATTTTGATTACGAATATAAAGCACTGATTGGTGATGATCATAAAACATGGTGTATACTTAATACGGCATTAGAAGTAACTTCACGCCGTGAATTTTTGCAGCAAATACAGCAGAAAGAAGAACGGGAGCACGCTCTTAATGAAGAAATGGCCGCCACGCTTGAAGAGCTGACCTGTACCAATGAAGAGCTCAGCCATTCTATAAAGCAGCTGGCTGATAGCAGGGAGTACATCCGAACGATCATTGAACAGGCTCCTGTAGGAATTGCCATGCTGAAAGGCCCGGAACATATCATTGAAATTGCCAACCCGGCCATTCTCACGATATGGGGTCGCACAGAGGCGGAGGTTATTGGCCACCCTCATGAAAATGCCCGCCCCGAGTTGCGGGACCAGCCAGTAAATGGTTGGCTCAGGGAAGTCTACGAAAGCGGAAAGCCTAAAATAAATACTGAGTTTAAGGTAAAGTTGCGCCATAAAGATGGATTGAGAGATGCCATCGTAAACTCGATATACCAGCCTATATTTTCTGATAACGGTAATATTTCAGGAGTTCTGATCATTCTGGAAGAGATCACCCGACAGGTCCTGGAGCGGCAGAAGAATGAAAATGACCAGCAGATGCTGGCCCTTGCCATAGATGCAGGGGAACTTGCCACCTTCTACTATCAGCCCGCGACCAATCTCTTTTCCGGAAATACTCTTCTCAAAACTTGGTTTGGTTTGTCCTCCGATGAAGATGTAGAGCTTTCCCTAGCATTGGCGGTCATCCTGCCGGAGGACCGGGATCGGGTAATGGCAGCGATTACCAACTCTTTTACGAAAGATTCGGATGGCTATTATTTTATAGAATACCGGATTAAAAATAATACCGACGAAAAGATAAGGATGCTCCAGGCCAACGGCAGAGTTTTCTATGATCAGCAGGGTAATCCGCTGAGCCTTAACGGTACGTTGAGGGATATTACTCAACAGAAGAAAGAGGAAGAACGAAAAGATGATTTTATGGGGATGGTAAGTCATGAACTCAAAACACCGCTTACTTCACTCAGGGCCTATCTCCAGGTTTTACACCGGATGGCAGTAAAAACAGAAAACCTCCTGCAGCAAAATACGCTGGAAAAGTCTTTAAAGCAGGTGGATAATATGACGGGAATGATTAATGGCTTTCTTAATGTTTCAAGACTTGACTCAGGACAGATGCATATTGATAAAACAGTCTTTGATTTCCAGGTGTTGTTTTCGGAAATTGAGGATGAGGTTCTTTCCACTATTTTTACCCACAGTTTTATCTTTCAGTCTTCGGGATCGCAATCTATATTGGCAGACCGTGAGAAGATCTCGCAGGTACTTCATAATCTTATCGGAAATGCAGTGAAGTATTCCCCGATGGGCACATCAGTTACCGTAGAATATCTCACGATTGGTGATAACCGTTTGAAAGTAAATGTTCAGGATTACGGAAAAGGGATTTCCGCGGATGATCAGAAGCGTATATTTGAGCGCTACTACAGAGTAAAGGATATTAATGACACATCAGTCGCCGGCTTTGGTATAGGACTTTATCTCTGTAAGGAAATTATTGAACTTCACGGTGGTACTATCGAGGTCCGGAGCTTGCCGGAAGAAGGTACTGTATTTTCATTTATTTTACCGATAAACGGACAAAAGCTCAGCTGA
- a CDS encoding PAS domain-containing protein: MIGFFSALGTEALLEILKQSSDATAIYTGSDITIQLANDAMLTIWGKDRSVLGKPIEEALPEIKGQPFTQLLKQAWQTGETYEAKNTPATLEINGEMVTSYFDFIYRPILNDEGKVYCILHTTVDVTEKVRAWDLVKEKEEREQKINEELAAANEEYKATNEKLNDTHNRLSKVFQKLEFTENRMQELVRTTPVGLALLRGRDMLIETANPEMQTIWGYTQKTVLGRPLLEIFPMLKGQVLSDQLDLVYSSSTAISIREIVFNAYADGNIEMKYLDISLQPLLDVNRHVDAVMATIVDVTERVTARKELEARELKLQEYTEELTALNEEIQSTNEELGTLNEEYAATNDHLDAANQQITILNDLLQNQNADLRVDNQGFQKDISNLDSSNKLLEDRNRELIQLNNTILKLNDQLSDSETSFSNLIAQAPVAMMLVKGDDFIITMINISMLELIGKDISIIGKPLFEELPELKGQHAANMLIETYRKGLPHSDYSNSVKLNRGGKEDKGFFNFTYTPYMENGKVTGVIDMAMEVTPQVLAIRQKEQTILEKIALEETLRSSEQRLHSILETMAEGVGVTDASGQLIYANPMAQQILGISESTIKDRTYDDPQWQNLRLDGSLLPSEEHPMSIMFATGKPVFDHEIGVQPPDRDKFYISINAAPIFDKEGKISGGIGTFMDVTARRMITQGKDDFISIASHELKTPVTALKATLQLLQRSHEKLSGETRARLLDQSVKSLDKLSHLISDLLDTSRIEQGHLRLDKKPFVLSELFDNCCSNLGDSTKQEIIFQGDTAQMVNADNQQIGQVMINFITNAIKYAPQSEKIFVKAEKISEEEIKISVKDNGPGIPKENLIHLFERYYRTNYHGQKFTGLGLGLYISADIIKNHGGKIGVESELGNGSEFWFTLPLEKNE; this comes from the coding sequence ATGATTGGATTTTTCTCTGCCTTGGGTACGGAAGCACTTCTTGAAATTCTTAAACAATCCAGTGATGCAACAGCGATCTATACAGGATCAGACATTACGATACAGCTTGCTAATGATGCTATGCTTACCATTTGGGGAAAAGACCGGTCTGTTCTGGGAAAACCGATTGAAGAGGCTTTACCCGAAATAAAAGGTCAGCCTTTCACCCAGCTGTTAAAACAGGCATGGCAAACAGGCGAAACGTATGAAGCAAAGAATACGCCTGCCACCCTTGAAATTAATGGCGAAATGGTCACCTCCTATTTTGATTTTATCTATAGACCTATCCTGAACGATGAAGGAAAGGTTTACTGTATCCTCCATACCACCGTGGATGTGACCGAAAAGGTCAGAGCATGGGACTTGGTGAAGGAAAAGGAAGAACGCGAACAAAAAATCAATGAGGAGTTAGCTGCTGCCAATGAAGAATATAAGGCGACTAACGAGAAACTCAACGATACCCATAACCGTTTGTCAAAAGTATTCCAGAAGCTGGAGTTTACCGAAAACAGAATGCAGGAATTGGTGAGGACCACTCCCGTCGGACTGGCTTTATTAAGAGGTCGTGATATGCTCATTGAAACAGCCAATCCCGAAATGCAGACCATCTGGGGATATACGCAAAAAACAGTATTAGGCAGACCGTTACTGGAAATCTTCCCGATGCTCAAAGGCCAGGTTCTGTCTGATCAGCTTGATCTTGTTTATTCTTCAAGCACAGCGATCTCCATCAGGGAAATTGTTTTTAATGCTTATGCAGATGGTAATATAGAAATGAAATATCTCGACATCAGTTTACAGCCTCTTCTGGATGTTAACCGTCATGTAGATGCAGTAATGGCAACAATTGTAGATGTTACGGAGAGAGTAACGGCAAGAAAGGAATTGGAGGCACGCGAACTCAAGTTACAGGAGTACACTGAAGAGCTTACGGCTTTAAATGAAGAGATACAGAGCACTAATGAAGAACTGGGTACACTGAATGAGGAATACGCTGCCACCAATGATCACCTGGATGCAGCCAATCAGCAGATTACGATATTAAACGATCTGCTGCAAAACCAAAATGCTGACCTCAGGGTAGATAATCAAGGGTTTCAGAAGGATATTTCCAATTTGGACAGCTCTAATAAACTTCTGGAAGACAGAAACAGAGAACTCATCCAGTTAAATAACACTATTCTAAAACTTAATGACCAGCTTTCTGACAGTGAGACAAGCTTCAGTAATCTTATTGCACAGGCGCCGGTAGCCATGATGCTGGTCAAAGGAGATGATTTTATCATTACGATGATTAATATCTCTATGTTGGAACTGATCGGTAAAGATATTTCAATCATAGGGAAGCCATTATTTGAAGAACTTCCGGAGCTCAAAGGGCAGCATGCAGCCAATATGCTGATCGAGACCTACCGGAAAGGATTGCCTCATTCGGATTATTCCAATTCTGTGAAACTAAACCGTGGCGGGAAAGAAGATAAAGGCTTTTTTAATTTTACCTATACCCCATACATGGAAAACGGTAAAGTGACGGGAGTAATCGATATGGCCATGGAGGTCACGCCGCAGGTTTTGGCCATTCGGCAGAAAGAGCAGACGATCCTGGAGAAGATTGCGCTTGAAGAAACACTCAGGAGCAGTGAACAGCGTTTACACAGTATTCTGGAAACAATGGCTGAAGGAGTGGGTGTAACAGACGCTAGCGGGCAACTTATTTATGCTAATCCCATGGCACAGCAAATATTAGGAATAAGTGAAAGTACCATCAAAGACAGAACCTACGATGACCCGCAATGGCAGAACTTAAGGCTGGACGGCTCTCTCCTCCCTTCTGAAGAACATCCCATGTCTATTATGTTTGCCACAGGAAAACCGGTGTTCGACCACGAAATCGGAGTACAGCCTCCGGACAGAGATAAATTCTACATTTCCATTAATGCTGCACCGATCTTTGACAAAGAGGGAAAAATTTCCGGAGGTATCGGAACTTTTATGGATGTAACGGCCCGCAGAATGATTACACAGGGAAAAGATGACTTCATCAGTATTGCCAGCCACGAACTTAAAACGCCGGTCACGGCCTTAAAGGCTACCCTGCAGCTTCTGCAGCGTTCTCACGAAAAACTTTCCGGTGAAACCAGAGCAAGACTTCTGGATCAGTCCGTTAAAAGCTTAGATAAACTTTCGCATTTAATCTCTGATCTTTTAGATACCAGCAGAATTGAGCAGGGACACCTGAGACTGGATAAAAAACCTTTTGTCCTCTCAGAACTGTTTGACAATTGCTGTTCTAACCTAGGAGACAGTACAAAACAGGAAATTATATTCCAGGGTGATACGGCCCAGATGGTGAATGCTGACAACCAGCAGATTGGGCAGGTGATGATCAACTTTATCACCAATGCGATTAAGTATGCTCCCCAGTCGGAAAAGATTTTCGTAAAGGCTGAAAAAATAAGTGAAGAAGAAATAAAGATCAGTGTAAAAGACAACGGACCGGGGATTCCAAAGGAAAATCTTATTCACCTGTTTGAACGTTATTACAGAACCAATTATCATGGTCAGAAGTTTACAGGTCTTGGTTTAGGCCTTTACATCAGTGCGGATATTATAAAAAATCACGGGGGAAAGATCGGAGTGGAGAGTGAGCTGGGAAATGGCAGCGAATTCTGGTTCACCTTGCCGCTTGAGAAAAACGAGTAA